Proteins encoded together in one Orbaceae bacterium lpD01 window:
- a CDS encoding VasL domain-containing protein — MSVHRQIGGDPRAYLAFSEIRNEINKMNHPAAPAIDYRLIEAHTLTLFKEQGLDLQTTAYFTLAKTKLVGLIGMCEGLELIALLIRDHWSTFWPTSDSARINMLDWLNRYIDQDVRSYPFTTKQIPLLLQMERSLKTISQKLQQVSVKKPPQIYALYDYIKNTRISLEQRSLTQKVAKIQPKSKVIAKTPQIDAAAAPHPIIMPVIPAAKPTIRRLKGWHGFILGIAVSGFCLLAFYSLQSQPNKPAQLDLSFFQPQAATRFATEHRAYLPILSGQTAAQADYARQLQQVMQLSPLATRYYGANLVALAARLWPNSLTQQALTKAWHAQLTRQYQDRFSYDSYHQVQQRLSQLLTRLDRAQQDPSLLTFSQFQSALYEIQQQLDKEAPVEALLRQLSVQPTPSLIKQIDQRLNSLLSYYYVLSSETAG; from the coding sequence ATGTCAGTACACAGACAGATTGGCGGTGACCCAAGAGCTTATTTGGCGTTTTCAGAGATCAGAAATGAGATCAATAAGATGAATCATCCGGCAGCGCCAGCTATCGATTACCGGTTGATTGAAGCCCACACATTAACCCTGTTTAAAGAGCAGGGTCTAGATTTACAAACAACGGCTTATTTTACCTTAGCCAAAACAAAATTAGTCGGTCTGATCGGGATGTGTGAAGGTCTTGAGTTAATTGCCCTGCTTATCCGTGACCATTGGTCAACGTTTTGGCCAACGAGCGATAGCGCACGTATCAATATGCTTGACTGGCTCAATCGTTATATTGATCAGGATGTGCGCAGTTATCCGTTTACCACCAAGCAAATCCCTTTACTACTGCAAATGGAACGGTCATTGAAAACCATCAGTCAAAAACTGCAGCAAGTCTCGGTCAAGAAGCCACCCCAAATTTATGCGTTATATGATTATATTAAAAATACGCGTATCAGCTTGGAACAACGCTCTCTCACTCAAAAGGTGGCTAAAATCCAGCCGAAAAGCAAGGTGATCGCCAAAACGCCGCAAATCGATGCCGCCGCTGCGCCGCATCCCATCATCATGCCGGTTATTCCGGCAGCCAAGCCCACCATCAGACGATTGAAAGGCTGGCACGGTTTTATCTTGGGCATTGCCGTCAGTGGCTTTTGTCTATTGGCTTTTTACAGCTTGCAAAGCCAGCCCAACAAACCAGCACAGCTGGATCTGTCGTTTTTTCAGCCACAGGCCGCCACGCGTTTTGCTACAGAACACCGCGCCTATCTGCCAATATTGAGCGGTCAGACAGCGGCGCAGGCCGATTACGCCAGACAACTACAGCAAGTGATGCAGTTGTCGCCACTGGCCACTCGCTATTATGGGGCGAATTTAGTCGCGCTTGCCGCGCGCTTGTGGCCAAACAGCCTAACGCAGCAGGCTTTGACAAAAGCGTGGCATGCGCAGCTTACACGACAATATCAAGATCGCTTTAGCTACGATAGTTATCATCAGGTGCAGCAGCGTTTAAGTCAGTTATTAACCAGGCTCGATCGGGCTCAACAAGATCCCTCATTGCTGACTTTTTCCCAGTTTCAATCTGCATTGTATGAGATTCAACAACAGTTGGATAAAGAAGCCCCCGTTGAGGCGTTATTACGCCAGCTGTCGGTCCAGCCGACACCGAGCTTAATCAAACAGATCGATCAACGCTTAAATAGCTTACTAAGTTATTACTATGTGCTAAGCAGTGAAACAGCGGGTTGA